From the Lathyrus oleraceus cultivar Zhongwan6 chromosome 4, CAAS_Psat_ZW6_1.0, whole genome shotgun sequence genome, one window contains:
- the LOC127074914 gene encoding uncharacterized protein LOC127074914 isoform X2 codes for MGFITWSPSHTWQPTMTTDTTTSSYWLNWRFFFCALWLLISMSLASYLIFKYEGFNKQRSSERRENHQDTDGLLYEDEAWNTCLIGIHPSWLLLYRIISFIVLLALIIANVAADGPGIFYYYTQLTFTLVTIYFGLGTCFSIYGCLLKQNEFRGRTVNGASLDAEFHVRKIAGVWGYIFQIIYQICAGAVFLTDFVFWFILYPLRTSNHYSLDFLVFCMHTINAVFLIGDTSLNCMRFPVFRFAYFVLWTATFVIIQWIIHACVTVWWPYPFLDLSSSYAPLWYLVVALMHFPCYGLFILIVKLKHFWLSRSFPGSTRTVY; via the exons ATGGGTTTCATAACATGGTCACCAAGCCATACATGGCAACCAACAATGACAACAGATACAACTACATCAAGTTACTGGTTGAATTGGAGATTCTTCTTTTGTGCACTATGGCTATTAATCTCAATGAGTCTAGCATCTTATTTAATTTTCAAGTATGAAGGATTCAACAAACAAAGATCTTCCGAGAGACGAGAAAATCATCAAGATACAGATGGATTGTTATATGAAGATGAAGCTTGGAATACATGTCTCATAGGAATTCATCCTTCTTGGCTTCTTCTTTATAGAATCATCTCTTTTATTGTTCTTTTAGCTTTGATCATTGCTAATGTTGCTGCTGATGGACCTGGCATATTTTACTACTATACTCA ATTAACTTTTACTTTGGTCACTATTTACTTTGGG CTTGGAACATGTTTTTCAATTTATGGATGTTTATTAAAGCAAAATGAATTTAGAGGAAGAACAGTGAATGGTGCTTCTTTAGATGCA GAATTTCATGTCAGGAAAATTGCTGGTGTATGGGGTTACATTTTTCAAATAATTTATCAG ATTTGTGCAGGTGCAGTGTTTCTCACTGACTTTGTCTTCTGGTTCATTCTTTATCCTTTAAGAACATCCAATCATTACAGTCTTGATTTT TTGGTTTTTTGTATGCACACTATTAATGCTGTTTTCCTCATTGGAGATACATCATTGAATTGCATG CGATTTCCAGTGTTTCGATTCGCTTATTTTGTGTTATGGACAGCTACATTTGTGATTATTCAGTGGATAATCCATGCTTGTGTTACAGTTTG GTGGCCTTATCCTTTTCTTGATTTGTCATCTTCATATGCACCTTTATG GTACTTGGTAGTGGCTCTGATGCATTTTCCATGCTATGGATTATTTATTTTGATAGTGAAATTAAAGCATTTTTGGTTATCTAGATCATTTCCTGGATCAACAAGAACTGTATATTGA
- the LOC127074914 gene encoding uncharacterized protein LOC127074914 isoform X1, translating into MGFITWSPSHTWQPTMTTDTTTSSYWLNWRFFFCALWLLISMSLASYLIFKYEGFNKQRSSERRENHQDTDGLLYEDEAWNTCLIGIHPSWLLLYRIISFIVLLALIIANVAADGPGIFYYYTQLTFTLVTIYFGLGTCFSIYGCLLKQNEFRGRTVNGASLDAVSTFMVPTLDRVLDIPELTKNHNQEFHVRKIAGVWGYIFQIIYQICAGAVFLTDFVFWFILYPLRTSNHYSLDFLVFCMHTINAVFLIGDTSLNCMRFPVFRFAYFVLWTATFVIIQWIIHACVTVWWPYPFLDLSSSYAPLWYLVVALMHFPCYGLFILIVKLKHFWLSRSFPGSTRTVY; encoded by the exons ATGGGTTTCATAACATGGTCACCAAGCCATACATGGCAACCAACAATGACAACAGATACAACTACATCAAGTTACTGGTTGAATTGGAGATTCTTCTTTTGTGCACTATGGCTATTAATCTCAATGAGTCTAGCATCTTATTTAATTTTCAAGTATGAAGGATTCAACAAACAAAGATCTTCCGAGAGACGAGAAAATCATCAAGATACAGATGGATTGTTATATGAAGATGAAGCTTGGAATACATGTCTCATAGGAATTCATCCTTCTTGGCTTCTTCTTTATAGAATCATCTCTTTTATTGTTCTTTTAGCTTTGATCATTGCTAATGTTGCTGCTGATGGACCTGGCATATTTTACTACTATACTCA ATTAACTTTTACTTTGGTCACTATTTACTTTGGG CTTGGAACATGTTTTTCAATTTATGGATGTTTATTAAAGCAAAATGAATTTAGAGGAAGAACAGTGAATGGTGCTTCTTTAGATGCAGTAAGCACTTTTATGGTTCCAACTCTGGATAGAGTTTTAGATATTCCTGAACTGACTAAGAATCATAATCAGGAATTTCATGTCAGGAAAATTGCTGGTGTATGGGGTTACATTTTTCAAATAATTTATCAG ATTTGTGCAGGTGCAGTGTTTCTCACTGACTTTGTCTTCTGGTTCATTCTTTATCCTTTAAGAACATCCAATCATTACAGTCTTGATTTT TTGGTTTTTTGTATGCACACTATTAATGCTGTTTTCCTCATTGGAGATACATCATTGAATTGCATG CGATTTCCAGTGTTTCGATTCGCTTATTTTGTGTTATGGACAGCTACATTTGTGATTATTCAGTGGATAATCCATGCTTGTGTTACAGTTTG GTGGCCTTATCCTTTTCTTGATTTGTCATCTTCATATGCACCTTTATG GTACTTGGTAGTGGCTCTGATGCATTTTCCATGCTATGGATTATTTATTTTGATAGTGAAATTAAAGCATTTTTGGTTATCTAGATCATTTCCTGGATCAACAAGAACTGTATATTGA